A stretch of the Gossypium hirsutum isolate 1008001.06 chromosome D07, Gossypium_hirsutum_v2.1, whole genome shotgun sequence genome encodes the following:
- the LOC107936733 gene encoding LOB domain-containing protein 16 has protein sequence MASSGSTATGPGSPCGACKFLRRKCATDCIFAPYFSSEQGPARFAAIHKVFGASNVSKLLLHVPAHDRCEAVVTIAYEAQARIRDPVYGCVAHIFALQQQVECQQAQLMQVKAQLAQTGMNSNHINGTQYWQGHLSGLFPSFLSYPSSSNNPISPQSSLDSVEVEHHTAHNMNMQEIQSLQDFSFHGYPNKTPCDSDLGELQAIALRMMRN, from the exons ATGGCATCATCTGGTAGTACTGCCACAGGACCTGGTTCCCCTTGCGGTGCATGCAAGTTTTTGAGACGAAAATGTGCCACAGACTGTATATTTGCACCTTACTTTAGTTCAGAGCAAGGTCCTGCAAGGTTTGCAGCCATTCACAAAGTGTTTGGTGCTAGCAATGTTTCCAAATTATTGTTGCACGTCCCAGCTCATGATCGTTGTGAGGCGGTTGTCACCATTGCTTATGAAGCTCAAGCAAGGATTAGAGACCCTGTTTATGGTTGTGTTGCTCATATTTTCGCCTTGCAACAACAG GTGGAATGCCAGCAAGCTCAATTAATGCAAGTCAAGGCTCAACTAGCTCAAACTGGCATGAATTCAAATCACATCAACGGTACTCAGTACTGGCAAGGACACCTTTCTGGTTTATTCCCTTCATTTCTATCTTATCCAAGCAGCTCCAACAATCCAATTTCCCCACAAAGCTCTCTTGATTCGGTTGAAGTTGAACACCACACAGCTCACAACATGAATATGCAAGAAATACAAAGCTTACAAGACTTTTCTTTCCATGGTTATCCTAAT